The following coding sequences are from one bacterium window:
- a CDS encoding response regulator: protein MKILVVDDSRAMRRIVSRTIRQAGFEGHDIVEAENGREALEVVKAEKPDLILSDWHMPEMTGIEFLTALNAEGFEIPFGFVTSESTKEMVDQATEGGAMFLLAKPFTADDMAQVLGAFVS from the coding sequence ATGAAGATTCTGGTCGTAGACGATTCCCGCGCCATGCGACGCATCGTCTCCCGCACGATCCGGCAGGCCGGGTTCGAGGGACACGACATCGTCGAGGCCGAGAACGGCCGGGAAGCCCTCGAGGTGGTCAAGGCCGAGAAGCCGGACCTGATCCTGTCCGACTGGCACATGCCGGAGATGACGGGGATCGAGTTCCTGACGGCCCTGAACGCCGAGGGATTCGAGATTCCGTTCGGCTTCGTGACGTCGGAGTCCACGAAGGAGATGGTGGACCAGGCGACCGAGGGCGGCGCGATGTTCCTGCTCGCCAAGCCGTTCACCGCCGACGACATGGCCCAGGTCCTGGGAGCGTTCGTATCGTGA